The following proteins come from a genomic window of Oncorhynchus masou masou isolate Uvic2021 chromosome 25, UVic_Omas_1.1, whole genome shotgun sequence:
- the alkbh2 gene encoding DNA oxidative demethylase ALKBH2, with protein sequence MDTFVSQTRKRYIDGTTDEQRDPVWKKCKEEECNQGIVKEDVKEDAYLTEFSQSWQKIEAEGLDCDYALLFPKEEADCLYTQLEEEVVYLTGDKTKIQVFGKVYNVPRKQASCGDAGLTYTYSGVSLQASPWTPTLEYIRDAVTKATGQTFNFVLINRYKDGHDHMGEHRDDERELDPLCPIASVSLGAVRDFVFRHRDSRGKQCRRQINPVKLELAHGSLLLMNSPTNTHWYHCLPARKRVLTPRINLTFRRILQDGKK encoded by the exons ATGGATACATTTGTGAGTCAAACCAGGAAGCGCTATATTGATGGGACAACAGATGAACAGAGAGATCCTGTGTGGAAAAAATGTAAAGAGGAAGAATGCAATCAGGGGATTGTAAAGGAGGATGTGAAGGAGGATGCCTATTTGACCGAGTTCTCTCAGTCTTGGCAGAAGATTGAAGCAGAGGGACTGGACTGTGACTATGCTCTACTCTTTCCTAAAGAGGAAGCAGACTGCCTCTACACACAGCTGGAGGAGGAGGTAGTCTACCTCACAG GAGATAAAACAAAGATTCAGGTGTTTGGGAAGGTTTACAATGTCCCCAGAAAGCAGGCGTCTTGTGGGGACGCAGGACTAACCTACACCTATTCTGGAGTGAGTCTTCAGGCTAGCCCGTGGACTCCAACCTTGGAGTACATTCGTGATGCTGTTACAAAGGCAACAGGGCAAACCTTCAACTTCGTCCTGATTAACAG GTACAAAGATGGACATGATCACATGGGTGAGCACCGTGATGATGAGCGGGAACTGGACCCCCTCTGTCCCATCGCCTCCGTATCCCTGGGGGCGGTCCGGGACTTTGTTTTCAGACACCGGGATTCACGGGGAAAACAGTGCCGACGGCAGATCAACCCGGTGAAGCTTGAACTGGCCCACGGAAGCCTGCTCCTCATGAACTCTCCCACAAACACCCACTGGTACCACTGCCTGCCAGCCCGCAAGAGGGTCCTCACACCCCGCATCAACCTTACCTTCAGACGCATCCTCCAAGATGGCAAGAAATGA